The Euwallacea fornicatus isolate EFF26 chromosome 14, ASM4011564v1, whole genome shotgun sequence nucleotide sequence ACGAACAGGCGCGTCGTGGACCAGAGATTTGCGGTaaccccaaaagaaaaaatccaaggGATTGAGGTCAGAAGAACGCGTGGGCCGAGTTACAGGATCTCCTCTTCCAATCCAGCGATCGAGTAATCACTGATCCAAGTACTAACGCACGTGTAAATCAAGATGTGGAAGTGCTCACTCATgttgaaattacattttagtTCTAATATCTTAAGGAACAGTTCCTGACAATAGAGGCAAAACATTTTGCAGAAAATGGAGATAAATATGTGTGTTCAAACGAGCTGGCAACAAGTGAATTATTAGAATCTCTCCAATAACACCAAcccaaaaaaaattccaacaaaCACAGTGATATTCAAtcgaatcaaaaatttatttagttgtttgatataacttaaaatattttatttgttttacaaTTCACGCGGCTAATTTATGGGtgtttataaaagaaaaaagtttgatcGATGTCCCCCATGATCCCTCGAAGATCGTCGGTTTTTTtggagcaccctgtatatgcttCTAAAGTTTCGACACAAATCCTTACATAACTCTGTAACGAATAGAAAGcgtagtaaaaaatttatacatttacACTCACAataatgtgtcaaattaggggtttaaactttttaaatacccTACTTCCCGTAAAGTGTAAAGTTTACCCGTTTAATTAACATGTTATGAAACTAATAACACTGACATCACAAAGGTAAGGTAAACAGGAACGAGAAGAAtactgaataaataaatacgagAAATGTCTTGAAGTACAGAAGTAAAGCTCTTCTGTCGCTCTCAGCATTTGCTTCACGAACATCGAGCAATGAAATACCATTTTTCCTGAATATCGATGACGACAGAAATCCTCTAAATTTTAAACGGAAAATGTACCCCCTGCACTGTcaaatcaaaaactgaaaaaataccACTAATTAGCATCACTTGCTGTTTGGTTTCAATGAATTGTCCCAAACTGATCAAATTACTCTTAGATAACCAGCTACTGTCTCGACTATTGGAACGTGATAAGGACAGCGtgttatatattaaattttgcaatatttcgaGGATAATTAAAGCTGAATTATTTGAAGGCTGGATAGATTATCCCGCTTATGGTAAAATACAATATCACACgatgaacaaaaattaaaacaatccTTATCGCTCGAGAATATCTCAAATACTTCTCACTTTCGCTTAAATCGTACGAGAGCACTGatatttatctaaatttagACCTCAAAGTAGACACACTATTGGTGCTTAGCCAAGTCAGTCCGCTTTGATAATCATTTCTAAACAGACAATAACCGACTGTTccttaaaatgaatttcaaattatatttagtGTTTTTAGTCGTAGTAACAAACAATTGTGCTAATGGTTTAAAATTGTTGCTCGTTTTTCCCATTTCGGTGAAAAGTCACTACATTCTAGGAAATGAGTTAGGGAAAGGTTTGGCGCGACTGGGAAATGAAGTTACTATTTTGGCTCCTTTTCAAGACGAAAATCCACCGGCAAACTACACGACATTGTTGCTGGATAACTTAGCTAAGTATCAGCCTGGTAAGTTTGAAAATAGCTGGTTCACTCCCGGGAAAGAACGGGATCGGCTATACAgtgaaaaaagtgaaaatagcctaaacgttttttattctaaaaaagAACTTATACCAAACATGTTTCAACGCCAGAACTTGGACTTCGACATCTCGTTCTCGAATTACAAACAAGaacgcaaaaaaaatccattcgaACGGATACGATCGTCCAATATAAAGCAATCCAAGACGATCTAGCATTATGCACGGGTTTCttaccaaataaaaaaaatatctgcagAGTGCCTCTAAAAGCTCTATTCAAAACTCTACCattgacgatttaacccaatttatcTTACCCGAAAAGTGggcgattttcaaaatacagacGTCAAAGTAAAGattaaaaaagggaaaaaatttattacttcattTGTAATGTTACTATATCAACAAAGCGTCGTTTTGGGGCACTCGAAGACGAAAAAGCAGAATTCATTTACATTTTCGTTGCGCACTGCAGAGGGCACTGCCAGCGCTAGGTGAACTACATCTTTAAaggggcataacttttttatcacctGGTATGAAATTGATCTAtaactaaatttgtgttttccttGCATATTTTATGAACAAAAAACTATCTCGATATTAGCTCCTGCGAGcgttccttcttgagatatcgAAAGTTTAAAGATCGCTTCTTGTCCTGAAAAATAACTTCGAAATGCATATTTATTCGTTGTGTGCtgatttatcttttatttcaTATACTGCAGTAGGTACCTTCCCATTTGAGCATGAAAAGTAAATGAGGGTAGCTGAATAGAGgcgaaaaatttttacatcgaaaataatgcattaaatgccttttttaaaatgaagttaTACgcgtttaagcattttttgtaTCGgatttataaaagttataaacgtgttgctatattttttacaatcgCTGTATAGTCTGTGAAATGTCAGTATTGAAAATGGCTGAAAAAGGAAACTTGTGCTCGTTGAAGTCCGTATTatgtctaaataaaaaaaaaaaaaaaaacttaatcagAAAcaggaaaaatagaaaacctCGTCGTTGATGAGTAAAAGCATTGATCTTGAGGGAAAGATATGAGGGTGATTCAGTAAAGCTATTAGGGGAATTGGCAACAGATGTCTTAAATGACTAAAAACACTATTTAAGAATGagggaaaataaatttgcaaaaaatctgCAGAAATGTCACATTTTATactggaaaaaaaactatattgaGGGACCCTGTTCcagcaaaattgaaatgacGAGATTTTGACCGAGAGTACTTAATCTTTAACCTCAAAAATACGCACGCGAGCTTTTTAATGGTACTAAACACTTATCCTCACAATTAATCTGTGTTTAAGTTCATCGAATCAATTCTCCATATAAATCAacgaaaaataggaaaataattcatttttgttatcCTTGAAAATCATCACATCATCGTTCCCATCAATCTCTTTTATTCCAACAACGTAGATTCAATTAGATTCATCCATGAGATTGACTAATGAGAAAACGCTTTAAGACTCACCCGTCCACGGTTAAATTCTCCATACCAACAAGAAATTTTCGACTCATATGGCCCTTCATTGCCGAAAACGGAGACCAACTGGGCGAGACATTGTTGAGATTATTGTCTTTGAATATTGTAAAAACTATTGCGCGAAAATTGTCTCGGTTTAATTCCATTGTTGGAACAACTTGCCAACTTTGGCTGTATCTACAAGACTGTACGTATCATATTGAAACTTTGGATTTCAGTTAATTAAAGACcgaagttaaattttattagtaaCATTTAAGAAGTGCCGCCATCTATGTCTCGgtatgtaaaatataaaatagagCCTTCATATTAGAGGCATGTCTTGTATAATTTAAACTGTTATCAATTATGTGTGTCATACGGTTGATTCTGAATAGCAAATAGCTCATTAAACGAATTAAGTTTTCGGCCCTTTCCCTCCACTAACCGAAACAATCATTTTCCAGGAAATAATAACCAAAAATTTAACGCCTTCGACATGGAGAATATTTCCCCATATTTGCAAGTCTTCTACCTCTACACCGtaggttttgaaaaaatcatggaaGCAATACTGAGTCACCCGATAGTTCAAAACTTGCTCACGTCGAATCAAACCTTTGATGCGGTTATTGTGGAGCAGTTTCTGGACGACGCACTTAAAGGGTTTGCCCACCATTATAACGTTCCTTTAATTATCTTCAGTACCATAGGACCTAATGTGTGGATTAACAATTTAGTGGGAAATCCGTCAAGCCCTAGTTACATACCAGATATGTTTCTCAACCTCAAAGGAGGGGAAATGTCATTTTATGATAGAGCgtataatttcatattttcaatatatcaaaATGTCATGTTGtatcaattattttatccAAGGCAGAGCAAAGTCTTTCAAAAGTACTTCCTCAAAGCGCCTCCATTCGAGCAGGTGCAATACAACGTCTCTTTGGTGCTATTAAACTCCCACGAGTGTATTTATGAAGCAGTACCTCACGTGCCAAATATGATCGACATAGGAGGGTTTCATTTGAGCGCCCTTAAAAGATTGCCCGAAGATCTAAAAGAATTTATGGATAATGCCGAAGAAGGAGTGATATATTTCAGCTTAGGCTCCCATTCACTACCATCCACCATgccaaaagacaaaaaagatattattttgaaagtaCTGGGCGCGAGGAAGGAGAAAATACTATGGAAATGGGACGAAGACCGGCTGGAAAACCAGCCTAAGAATGTCATGATTTCCAAATGGTTTCCCCAACAGGAAATATTAGGTACGCATTTATACAGGATTAAATAGTcgattaaaactaattaaattctTCGCAGCTCATCCAAATTGCAAACTTTTTATGAGCCACGGAGGACTGCTCAGCACTATTGAAACAGTGCATGCAGGCGTACCAGTACTTGCTTTGCCAATATTTGGGGATCAGAAAATGAACGCCATTCGAATAACTCAGAAAGGATTCGGTCTAAGCCTTACATTCTCACAAATAACTGAAGAAAATCTAGAAAACGTTCTGAATGAGATTTTAGATAATCCCAAGTAAGTTTATGATTTAATCTTATCAGCATGCAAGGTTTTTGAACTTGAGATGTCGGTTATTGCCACGTTAAGATAAGACAGTCAATCTTGAGGTTTCCAGACTCCTCCATCCGATCAACACACTAAACTATTCCATTCCTTATCAGTGTTTGCAAGAGGCTGCTTCTTGCTCTTGCAGAGTGCGATCTATTTAATGTATACGGGGTGAACCGTAACTAAgggttttctttttatcaaGGTATTGACCCGAAAAACTAAGCAAAATCTTTATGTGACTTTTTTTCGGAATCTCAAGAACAACCGAAATATTCacgtataaaaattttaataaataacaaaaacctttaattattACTCGCTCGGGGATTGGCTACGAAAAGCGTTCGAAATTGTCGCCACTGGTTTCATTTACACAAATTGTTGCTGAGCTCATCCACGATTTTATACATGCAGTAAGAAGAGATCTTTTTCCTGGAACTATTTCTGCTGTTTTCCATCCGTCTGCCACCGTGTTAGAATTTCAGTGGTAAACACCAAATTTTTCACGTAACCCCCAGATAAACAAAGTAGATGAAAAAACGCGTTCTCATTCAATAAGGTCAACGTTAGCGTTAGAATTTGTACCCTAACGTTAACCTTATTTGTTGATGACGTAATAATTgttagatttaatttaaaatgaaaagggAAGTTTCATGGTACGGTTGGGATCGAACCCGGTGTTGTCGGGTCGACTTAAACTCAAAAAgctttattaacaattaataaattacactttaaaagttaaatatgtACGAGATGTGCGAGAACTAGAAGTATTGTATAGCGGACATGTATAGTGGACCGTCATCGGTCCTACGTAAAACACGGTCGACAGTGTTATGTCCAATCGCCATCAGAGGGTGCATTAACGGGACTATGTTGGACAGTTCACCACCTGAATTATTATCGTTATATggacatttgccgaagtaatacGTACACGTGTCTAAGAGGAGTTTCTAGGGATAGGCGGTTTGATACATGACGTAATGTGGTTGGATTAGGCACTACtcgaaaaatttatgaaaaagtcAGTTTAAAAGCCTGCTTCAGGTAATACATAGCattcaaaactttaaaattcaaaatctatgAAACAAACTTGCAAAGTTTCTCCGAAACTCGCGGCCATGGACCGTCTGACGCCGCACCCGCATCGTAAGGGGGGGATCGCCCACTTCGCCCCGCAGCCATTACGcagcaattttttgaaaattcatgagGACGGAGTGGGTTTTCTGGATCGAACCGCAGACGAGTTAAATCCCTGGACAGGGGAGCCAGAAACTcgatatttgtaaaatttattcgACGTTTGATCGATGTACTCGTAAACGTACTCGATCCGAGCCATCACATGGAGGTCATATATGCGGGTGTATCTGCCGGTGGACAGTACTTCCCTCGGTATGTGGTTTTGGAATAATTACAGTCTCTTTCGCTCTGAGGCGAACAGTACACACCACGCGGGGGTGCTATATAGAATTTTTAGCCTTAGTAGAGTATTTTACACAGGGTGCAGCATGAACATCAAGTGTTTTTGAAACAATCATATAATCGTTCATTTTTGAtttgtattaataatttgttttttattataacagtGCAGTCGAAAACGTAGCATTTTATAATTATGAACAGAAAATTACACGAATGTGCTGTCCGTTCTCGTTGACGCAATGTTGAAAACCTTAGAAAAACTGACTTCCACGCTTTGCACCAGATCTCCCTTGATTTCGGTGAATTGATGTGGGATTGCTTCTTTTAATTCCTCTAATGTAAGAGGCTTAGCGTCGTAGACACGTGCCTTTAAATAACCccataaaataaatcacataaaaAGAGGTCAGGCAACCGGGGAGGCCATAAAATGTCACCAAATATGGAAATGAGATTGGAAGctctttttcattattaaactTCCTGCTCGTAGGTTGTCAACCTAATATAAGATTGTGTCACGCACGTGAACAGAACTATTTCGTTTAATATCAAAACTCACGCTGAACTGCAGTCACAAACTCACCACTCCTAACAGAACAGTCgtaaatgaacattttatGTTCTAACGTTCACTACGGCTCCATGGTGGCAACTGaaagataataatataataccATGAGTTGCAGAATGAAATGCCTGTCGAAGTAGTACTCGACCCTTACATTGTACACGGTCGAGGACTACTCGTGCTAAAACGCTTGGTTCCCGCGCCGCGTCCTGTAGTACCTTATGACGACCACATcacttttatttctaaaattggTTGTCGAAGCAACTAAGAGCATTATAAGCACACGATGATAAAGCCTTCAAGAAAACATattatggaaataaaatatctattaaTTAGTATACGAAACTGAGATTTCAatatatgttttattaaacctttaaaaaccaattCAAAAGTTCCTGAAGGTTTGCTCTTAGAACTGCTTCAACCCTGTTAAGGACATTCTTTCGTGATTGAAAGTGGTGACTATGATAGGACCAGAACAGCGTCATAAAGTACCTTGTTACACTTGCataaaattactaattataaaaaaatatattctataaaaaaaataaaaataaaattatgctaGTTAAACACTTGGTTCATTCTCTTACTAGCAATGAGATTTATAACAGCTTTAATCTTGTTAATCTGTAATAATTTGtaagaaacaaaattaatattacatCCCCaactatttatttactaaaatgtATGCAAGAACGATCTCTTCAAGATggtttttatgagaaaaaattacaaaaaactaagcaGCAAATGATTACCTAATAGAAGAAATCCTTCGCAAGAAGGAGGATAAAATGTGTATAAAATGGTTGGGTTTCGATAGAACTCATAATAGTTGGATTAGTCGCACCaaagatataaaataaaaaactatattttactACCAATACCATACTCGtaacatattaaattattttcgattgcCCATGGTTGTAATAAACTAGCCACACtatgtaataaatatattgttttaataaaaagtataaaactCTTGTGAATCTTTCTTGGGTGAAAACCTTTCCAAAATCGCTCTCTGTCTCTCTTTCCCTCTGTACTccactttattaaaaattgctacttatttttaattacacaGAATTCGTGTGCGGTATCAATAATACTCGCATTCAccattttagcaaaaatataatttatgaaaGGTGTAAATTATACTAGACATTTTGGCCATAATAACGAAATCATTCGAAGCGAATTGAACCGCTAACTTCATAAGAATTCccgcaaaaaaacattttccgcACAAAGTACGGTGCCGAAAGCCTTCTTTAGGTTCCTAACGAGTAGGAAAGAGAGAGACGGCTTGAGTATAACAGAGAAAGTATCGATGTAAGAGAACCCCTATGATAAGCGCCTCGATCGATGCCACGACAGCAAGCAAATCAAGCGAAAACCATCGTTGCACCAGTTCATCAACAATAGAAATACCGCACGTTGTCAACCCGATAAAGCCGGGTTTGAGCCATATCGtagaactttattttttcatttaaatccaACAATTAACACGTCATTAATAGATAACGTTAACAGCAGCGTATAAACTACAACGCTAATGGTAACGTTATCCAGCCAGAACCTGCTTTTTTATCtacttaaaaatcaaatggatTTAGATCTGGTGATCCCGCGGTCCATCTTATTATTCCATTACCACCTGCCCACCTGTTAGAAAGTTGGTTATTTAGAATCTCCAGTACTTCTTTACTTTTTGTCATACGCGCATATTTTAGTTGCTATTTCGGAAAATTGTTACACAAAGattttgcttagttttttaaggtctagtcgtgttaaaaagaaaactctatTTTAGATTCACCCTGAGTTGCCTTAAAAAATCTTGAGTTTTTGGTCATTGGCTGTACAAGTAAAGCTACCAAGCCTTCCATAATTCTCTTTATCTACCTCGGGGTCTTGTGTTGGCTATAAAAATCCTAGGAAATGTAGGAGCATGACTACTTAGATGGCATTCAAACTCAAAACGCGAAATTTCgggaattggaaaatttttgcgGTTTTCCTTAATTTACTCAAAATAATTCCTTGGTGAATCTCTTCATTAAGGGGTTATGGGACAAATACTTTTCAACGCTAGTTAGGTTTTGCTAATAAATATTCTTGGATGCAAATTCTTGCTTTTTTCCAGGTACCTCCAAACCGCTAAAACTTCTTCAGCCTTATTGCACGATCGCCCAATGCCCCCAATAAAAATTGCGGACTATTGGATTAAGTATGTCGTAAGACATAAGGGGGCACCACATTTACGGGTGGCGGGGGTTGACTTACCACTTTACAAATACTACATGATCGACGTCATAGGTGTCATGTGTGCAGTATTTTTGGCAACGTCCTTTCTAGTTGTGATTGTATCAAAGAAGTTGGTAGGAATATGTAGAAGCAAAAGTTGTACAAATAcgaatattaaaatgaaaaacgagTGATCAATATATTGTGTGTGATTATTTTCACAAACTTGAAGGTGATCTGAAGACTACGAACAATTCTCCCTACGTGAAATGTTATCTATATTACCTAcagtatttaaaattgtaagTGCTTTATTGCGAAAACAGAGGTCGGACCCTTCACTTACTGCATCCGCCATCTATAGCTGAAGCTCTGAAGCTCAATGAAAAGTGTAGAGTCGGATTTTGTAGAGAAAATAGATCGATAACGCATATATACGTAAGGGACTAAGGTAGAGGGCTCTGCAGGCAAAGATCTATACATCTCCAATATGTTACAGGAATGATAGAAGATAATTAGAGATAGGAAATGTGTTAGTTCGACAACTTGTTTCTGCTAATAAGTAGTAACTCAAATTAGGATTAGGAAGGTTgtagaaaacaaacaaatcaaGGTGTTCTCCAGCTATGTTAATCGTACGATTATACTGAGAGAACCAGAAAATACAATCGAAAATCCCCCAGggacagaaaaaaaattatttattaacttctCTAATTAACCCAATTTTTTGGATTCAAGTGAATAAAATCCAATTCAAATCACTTAAGCAGCACCAACAAGGACGTATTGTTCGGCCTAAGGTCAAAAGGATAATTCGCTCCGAATTCCCACTTCTAAAAGAGTATTTAAGAATCGCAAAGcaaaaaaaacgcaaacaaCCTATTATCATCTCTAACAATTGTCTTTAAATGACCGGAGATGAGTTGTTGCCTTAGAAGCTGCCAAAGTAAGCAGACATTTGAAACGTACTAATTTAAACATATGGACAGGTGCGTGGATGTCCGCCAAACGACTCCCCCACTGTGAATTTCCTTGAGCATTATTCTTTATAAATATTCCTGGATGTAAACAATGTAGGTATCAACCTTTACTTATGTAATGAGGTGCCACATAATTAggaattttgataaataatgttaGAAGTAAATAGACAAGGCAGGCCAAAAAAACACGTATGTGCTTCTGAGAATAGAGCGAATGAAGCATTTTGCTTGAGGAAAGTGTCCAGGATTTGACTATGAATAtctaagaattatttttgagcAAGTAACTTTAAAAAGATATAATTGCGATGATTTACTTGCTTTAGTAATGTCGAGGTAATATGAATGATCCTTGATGCATACGAACAGACTTAAAATATCGATCCGATATTTCGGAATTTCACCACATCAAAAGAATTTCCGGTTATTTACACACCTACAGTGGTGCAAAAAAGTCTATGTACGACCGTATAGCATTAAAACATTAGCTTTGAAGTTGCACAAATACCGAGTTTTTTTAGCCTTTAGCTAAGCACCAAGAAGTTAAAGTATGATCAGAAACATCAAATCAAAGATCATAAGTTTTTGAATGGGCGggaaagtaattttaattaacatacACGGATCAGATGTAAACAaaagatttggaaaaaactgaattcagagctaaaaattgagaatttacgTGCAACTGTTAAGCACGGATGTGGAAGCGTTAAGATATGGGGCTGTATGTCGACTACAAGGGATGGAAATATGGTATTTATCAATACAATAATGGACAGTAAAGTATGTTTAAACATGTTAAAGTTAAATCTCCTGAGCAGTTCCGAAAAATCGGCTTCAACACATCGTTTGGTTTTATACATGACAAACGGCTCAAAGCATATTGTGCGTTTAACAAGACAGTAGCTGCTCTACAATATTAAAAGTACATTACCCCACCCCCTTCAATCACCGGACTTAAATCCTATAGAACATTTATGAGAAGAATTGCAGCGTGGAATAAGATCGCCCAACATAAAAAACAATGAGGACCTGAAAAGAATACTATAAATGTGGAATCAAATACCACCAACAGTGATCAGAAATATGATGAATTCAATGCTTCGTAGGTTGCAATCCGTCATCAAAGCCAACGGAAATccgacaaaatattaattatttagtttccattagaattttgagaattaatattttttctttttacaatGGTACCAAGGCTTTATTGTGATGAAGTTCTTCaggatttgatattttttgatacgtacgattaaaactaaaaataccAAATGATATATTTATTGCGCAATATTTGCAAGAGTGTTAGTTTATTCAttctgtaaaaataaataaaaaattcttagtGTTTTTCGGAATTTCAAAACTAGTGTTATATGATCATATGAAGACTTTTCTTCACCactgtacatatttttaaactgttcCATAATACCTTTTAATTGGACAATTTTAATATGCGCATTCCATATgctttaagtaaaaaatatgggGAATAGCGAAATGTGTCTGCCATTGTGTATTAAATAACTTGCTGGCGGACACATTTGTCTCTCCTACTATGAGTTTCATTTCTATTTCCAACCCgcttaaatttaacttttttttgtcattctGACTCCTACAGGGGATGTAAAAAGTTATCGTACACTTGACAAATAAATAGCAAATATgctgttttctttaaatgatGCATTTGGAAATGTGTTTTATGAAGTTGTCGATTCTAACTATTGTTCTAGTACAACTTCTGACCAACAccacattttaaattacattaagtttgtttatgtaaatttttttgaacaagCATAGAAAACATACGTCCAAAAAGTATCCGTGcaccaagaaaaaaatttatttatgtcatGTTTTACTTGCTTGAAGTTTTCAATCTCTTCATTAGGAGTTTATTGCTAGTGGTTTCTATacgataaataatttaactaCACGACCAACCGTCACCATGCCTGAAAAAGTGCCCGAGTTAAATGTCGATATGTGTAATCTAATTGTTGACCTCTATAAATAAGGAAATTCATTACGTGAAGTTGCTGAAAgtttaagcaaaatttcagcatacattagaaacaaattaatgGACACGGGAAAAGTCCTAAAAATTGTCTGTGAAGGAAGACAAAGAAAGATAAAGGATCGGCAACGCAACTAAATTATCCGTGAAGTAAAAGAACTATACATTAGAAATGTTCCCAAATAACCTACATTCCACGGCAGAATACCTAGAACAATTCTTGGATTAGTGAAATCGAATGCAAGAAGAGAATTCCATTTGCAAGAGAGTACGTGAATAAGTCCATAGAGTTCTGGCGTcgagtaattttttcaat carries:
- the LOC136343223 gene encoding UDP-glycosyltransferase UGT5-like; translation: MNFKLYLVFLVVVTNNCANGLKLLLVFPISVKSHYILGNELGKGLARLGNEVTILAPFQDENPPANYTTLLLDNLAKYQPGNNNQKFNAFDMENISPYLQVFYLYTVGFEKIMEAILSHPIVQNLLTSNQTFDAVIVEQFLDDALKGFAHHYNVPLIIFSTIGPNVWINNLVGNPSSPSYIPDMFLNLKGGEMSFYDRAYNFIFSIYQNVMLYQLFYPRQSKVFQKYFLKAPPFEQVQYNVSLVLLNSHECIYEAVPHVPNMIDIGGFHLSALKRLPEDLKEFMDNAEEGVIYFSLGSHSLPSTMPKDKKDIILKVLGARKEKILWKWDEDRLENQPKNVMISKWFPQQEILAHPNCKLFMSHGGLLSTIETVHAGVPVLALPIFGDQKMNAIRITQKGFGLSLTFSQITEENLENVLNEILDNPKYLQTAKTSSALLHDRPMPPIKIADYWIKYVVRHKGAPHLRVAGVDLPLYKYYMIDVIGVMCAVFLATSFLVVIVSKKLVGICRSKSCTNTNIKMKNE